TGGTAAGTTTTATAAGGAATATAATCAAGACGATAAGGCTTTTATAGATAAGCAATTGGGTCTAAATGTTGAATTAGAAGGCTGGAATTACAGTGAAAGAACTCGACTTACGCACAAATCTGAGGTACTAAGCTTACTTGGTTACAAACCTTTTAATCAAAGCGTGGATATGTTTGAAGAAAGCATAGCTAATCTGGTATCTAAGCAAATGCATCCTCGCAAAATTATATTTTCCATGGTTGATTTACTTAGAGCCAAAAAGATTGAAGTTCCTAATTATGACAAGTTTGCTAGGTCTATTACAGAACATTTTAATAAGTTTGAAAAGAGCTTATCTTCTCAAGTTGCAGAGCATATTAAGAAGGAACATATAGATACTCTAAATGATTTACTAGGCTTAGAGGATGAGAAATCGACTCTATTGAGGGTAAAAACTATAAGCCAATCTTTGAAACCTCTGAAGATCAAACAGAGTGTGAGTAGCTTTTTAATAATCAAAAAAGCTTACAAAAATACTGAGCACTTAATAGAAAAGCTGAGCCTTTCTATAGAAGCTACAAGGTACTATGCAAATTGGGTAATTAAAGCCACTATAGCTCAAATAAGATCAATCCGTAATGATAGTATTCGACATTTGTATTTATTGGCATTCATTGAGCACCAGTATAAAAATTGGCAAGATATTTTTATAGATATCATTCTAAAGGTTAATCAGCAGCATCTTAACAAGGTTGAAATAACCCTTCAAGAATCTGATCATGCGTTTGCAAAACGTAATAACGATTTACTTGATTCCGTTATTAAAGCTTTTACAAGTCAATCAAAACTGATTAAAAAGGCTAGAGAGATACTTTACAAACCAATTATTAATGACCTTAGAATTCAAGAATTACGTTATTTGATACCTGAGATAGAATCAGAAACTCATTATTTAGATCGAGTAAACCAATTAAAAGAAAATTTTATAGGCTATAAAAGCGACAAACAAAATTTTGTAGTATTACAAAAATTATCGCGAAAGCTGCAAAACAGATTGGCTGATATAATAAGGCACCTAGATTTTGTCTCATCTGATAATAATTTAGAGGAGGCTATACTATTTTATCAAAGTAATTCTTTGAACAAATTTGCCCCTTATGACTTTTTGAAGCAAAATGAAATAGATGCAGTATATAAGGATGGATTCAATAATGCCTTATATAAAGCTTTATTGTTCTCAAAAATAGCTGAAGCCATTAAGTCAGGTGATATTAGTCTTGCTAAGTCATATCGTTACATGCCTATTGAAGCTTATTTAATCAAACAAGGGGTATGGAAAAAGGATAAAGATGCATTATTGGATAAATTAGATTTAGCAGGTTTTGGTGATATAGATCATTTGCTGTCAAAGCTTAGAATTCAACTAAATGATAAGTATGCTACGGTTAACAACAATCTTCCGAAAAATAAGTATCTTAAATTTAAGGAAGACGGCAGCTTTTCTTTATATACTCCTCCAGTCGAAAAACCAGACTATGATTCCGTATATAAAGTTATAGGTAGTGAAAGCTATATATCTATATTGCAGATGATGTTTGAGGTAAATCACGTAATAGGTTTTGCAAGTAACTTTAAGCATCATAAAGTCAAAAATGTAAGACAAAAAGTAGCTGATGAAACTATTTTTGCAGGTATATTTGCTTTAGGTAGCAATATTGGCATACATAAATTAGCTAATACGGCTATAGGCATTAGTTATAATACCCTATTACATGGAGTGAATTGGTATTTTTCATTAGAAAATCTATATGCTACCAATAATATGTTGGTGGATTTTATGAATAAAATGTGGTTACCTTCCCAGTTTAGGAAAGAGCAAAATTTTCTACATACTTCTAGTGATGGCAAAAAAAGATGCGTATCTGCAGAATCATTAAACGCTAATTATTCATATAAATATTTTGGTCATGGCCGTGGATCAAATGTTTACACCTTTATCGATGAAAGGCATATTTTGTTTTATTCCACAGTATTTAGTAGTTCAGAGCGTGATGCAAGTTACGTAATAGATGGCCTGCTACATAATGCAGACATCAAAAATAGTATGCACTCAACTGATACACATGGGTATACAGAATTAGTTTTTGCTATATCTTACCTAATTAAAACCTCATTTGCACCTAGGATTAAAGATATATCTTCTCAGTCTCTAGTATCTCTTGACAAGCAAGACCTTAGTTATATGATACTACCTGACAGATATGTGAGCGAAAAAAGCATCAAAAATTGCTGGGATACAATATTAAGACTAGTAGCCACAATATTGCTTAGAGAAGAAAAAGCATCTACCATAATTAAAAGGCTTGCATCATATGATAAGCAGCATAAACTTCATATTGCTTTAAAAGAATTAGGTCGCATTATTAAAACCTGTTTTCTTTTAACTTACATGGATAACGTAGAATTACGTCAAAAGATAGACAAACAACTTAACAAAGGCGAATTATCTAATAAGTTTCAAAGCGCAATATCCCTTGCTAATAACCAAGAGCTAATACAAATTGACAGAGACCTGCGAGAAAGCAGCGATGTGTCAAACTATCTTGCAAAATATTATAGTGTCATGGAATTATACAAGACTTACCCAGGTAATCATGCAAGCAGATAACCAACATAAGCATTCTCTCATGGAAAGTATTACTAATGGTTCGATCTTAACTTGGAAGCATGTCAATATGCTTGGAACTTACGACTTTAGGAATCTAGCTTTACAGTCTGGAAGTGCAAATACTCAAGATCTCCTAGACTTCCGTTTATAAAAATTTTGAATGATATTTTTATACTATGATCTTAAGATAAATTAACATAAATTACTTTATTGCCTGTACTAATAATCAATATTGTGGTAATATATAAATATATCAATTAAGATAGTAATTGTTATGCCAGAAGAAACAAAAAATTCAATCGTATCAGATGTAGGTCAAGATAATACAGCTCTTTTACACCAAGCTATACGCAAAGGAGATTATATAAAAATAAAAGAGCTACTCCAGGAAAGAAAAATTGACATTGATGCTGAAGATGCTTTTGGAATGCGTCCATTGTATAAGGCTGTATTAAAAAATTATGTAAATATAGCTAAGATTTTACTTGAACAGGGAGCTGATCCAAATGCTACATCTGATGGTAGCGTAGCATTAGAAATGGCTGCTAGACAAGGTAATATGGAAATGTTAATGTTGCTGTTAGATGGAGGGGCAACCGTTAACACTAAGAATTGTCTTTTGTTACATGCGGCTGCTGGAAGCATAAAAGATCAAGAACTAGAAGCTAAAAAGAATGATGGTTGGAAAGTAATGAGATATTTAATACAAAACTATCCTTTAAATCCTTATGAAAAAGATGATAGAGGTTTAACGCCTCAAGATATTTTAGGTGAAATAGATTGGTCATTTGAAGATTATTATTCAGAATTAGTTAATGAATGGCGGGCTGTAAAAGAGACTTCATTGTTAGGAGAATCTTGACTTTTGAAACAATAAAAAGGTTATGAGAAATGAAGGTGAGCAAGGCTTTTCCGTAAATCAATTGCTCAATTTTATTATACCCAGCGAAAGGGACCAAGATGGTCAACATGTTTCTTCAAGCGTTGAGCCAAGATTAAATGGTGATAAAGAAAAATGCCATTTAGATTGTCTAGCTAGGCTAATGACATCGGCAACATCAAACGAAAAATGCGTCGCTGTATGCGAACGAGGTGATAAATTACTTGTAGCTAGTAATTCAGGATCGCCAGAATATGCAGCAACATATATATCTCAATTACAATCATATTTAAATGATCCTAGTGAAAAATATGAAATGTTAGAGCTTGAAGCAAAAAAACAGATAAGCGATAAAATTAAAAAAGATAAGGTTTTTGATTTTGAGATAAATTATGAATTTTTAAAAGATATTAATTCTGAACTTTATGGATATCTTAAGGAACATAATAAGTCCGGCACAACAACAAGTTTAGACCAAATAATAGGCAAATGCAGCTCGATACTTTCTTTATCTGAAGAAACTTCAGACCTCAAAATACACCAAACTGCATCAAATATTATTCGTCCCTTAATTGATACTCAAGTTCTCATTAATCAGATAAATAAGACTCAAAATCTAAAAATAAGACAAGTTATTCAAGCAGGAGAAGTTGATTATGTTGAAGGCGAAAGAGGAAAGCATGCAGAAGTAAAAATTTCGGATCGCCTTTATGATACTCGAGATTCAATGCCTAATGGTGAATACTATATAGGGATTACAAAGCTAACTTGCGGTCCTTGTGATATGGCTCTAGAAACATTTGCTGAAGCCACGGGTAAAAATATTAAACTAAGTTATGCTGGTACTCATGGTGGGACTTACTCTAGTTGGCAGATTCCTAAATGGATTACCCCCGATAATCCATCACATAATATTTTTGTAGGAAAACTAAACCAAATATTAGCTAGTGATGATAAATGGGACAAAGCGCCAGAAGCAACTGCTATTTTGAAAGAAGATGTCGACCTTTTTTTAGAAAATTTTACACGTAAAGTTACTTCAGCAAAAGAAGCAGAGGTAGATAAAGGAGCTGGTGCTAGCGGCTCTATTTTTCCTCAACCAAAAGAAGATAAGGAAGTCACACTAGAAGCATCAATGAAAGGAGGTGATATTCGTGCTTCAAGTGCCTAGGCTGAAACATCAGGCACAAGACCATTATCCTCAAAAAAACCAGCACAGGCTCAAGCAACACATGAAGGAGTTGATGAGACATCAAGAATAAAGCAATTCTTAGTGGAAGGACAAGATAAATCACCTAGACCAAGCCCAGCTAGACCTTCTGGCGGTAGAGGTTCACCCTCTAGAGAAAGTCAAGCTAGAGGAGTTAGAAGAAGGGGATAGTTGAGGTGAGTGCTGTAACAACCTTTTAGCTATTTTATAGTATTGAAATAATTATACGATCAGTTTTATGTACTTTAATTTACTGTAAAATTACTATTAACAAAGGGAATATCAAAGGTTATTCAATCTTATAATAACACTTATGCGATCAGAAATAAACAAGATAATTTTCAAGAAAATGCTCCTAAACCTTCAAAAATACCCACTCCATTGCGGATTTGGCCCGAGCTTTCATTATTACCCAAGTCCAGCTTTTTTTGGTATGAATTATCAAATCTTTGAAAACCAAATAATTTTATTATCTTCAATTGATGCTCTTGCTGAGTACGTTTAACATAACTTTTTGGACGAAATGCTGTTTCGTTATAACCCAAATAGTTTGCAACATAACGGATATCAAGGTCATTAAAATATTGTGGATCATAAAATCTTTTAGAAAACTTAAAATATCCCCAGCTAAGTAAAAAACCTATTTGATTCGAAGGTGTTCGTAATTCTTTGGCAAATTCTAAAACTTGATTTGGAAAATTAAAGCAAACTTTACGCTCTAGTGGACTTAGTTCAGGAGGGGTTTGGAAAGCTAGCAAGCTATTTTTATCCAAAATATTCATCCTTGGCATAACATGGCCTAAATAAGATACAAAATTTATTATGAACATTGGCTATATCAGAGTTTCTAAAGTTGACGGCTCTCAAAATTTTAATCTTCAAAAAGATGCATTAATAAATTATGGCGTACTAGCAGAAAATACTACGAAGATCAAGCATCGGGAGCTAAAGACAATCGACCAGGTCTCATAGCTTGTCTCAAAGCCTTAAGAGAAGGTGATGCATTAGTAGTTTGGAAACTTGATAGACTAAGCAGAGACCTTAAGCACTTAGTCAATACTGTACAAGATCTTTCAGAACGTCAGGTGGGATTCAAAGTATTATCTGGACAAGGCGCTAATATTGATACCACAACTGCTAATGGTAGATTAGTATTCGGCATTTTTGCTGCGTTAGCAGAATTTGAGACTGAACTCATCAGGGAGAGAACAAAAGCAGGATTGGCAGCAGCACGCGCTAGAGGACGTAAGGGAGGGAAAAATCTGCTTTACCTAAAGCCCAAATACGCCTAGCGCAAGCAGCTATGGCCATTAGAGACACTAAAGTCTCAGAACTATGCAAACAAATAGGCGTTACCAGAGCCACCCTCTACCGCTATGTATCTCCAAACGGCACTATCAGATCTCACGGACAAAAACTTCTCAATTCTTAACAGACTAACTTTGATTTATGTGTTTATTTCTCTCAAGACGTTAACTTTGATATTTAAGTAATTTATAAACATTAAATAATTGATATCAAAATAACAAAATGTTACAATTGCCAAATTATAATACTATGATTTAATATGTCATTTAAAAAAATATTCGCAATTCTTAGAGATTTATGGTCCGCTGTCAGCTTACCTTTTTTACTTTTAATCCAGATAAACAAATTGAAGCAAATATACAGTACGACAGGGGTGTCAATTTGTTTAACCTAGAAAGATATAGTGATGCAATAAAAGCTTTTGATATAGTTCTTCGATTGAATTCACAAGATAAAGATGCTCATTGCAGTAAAGGTCTTGCGTTTTTAAACCTAGGCCAATACGCTTCAACTATTGAGGCATGTGATAAGGCTCTTGGAATAGATCCTAGATATTCAAGAGCTTACATTTTTAAAGGTGAAGCTTTATCTAAATTAAGTAAAAACTTAGAAGCAATCAAAGAATATGAAAAAGCAATGCTTTATGATTCACAAAATGCTACACCTTATATAAATAAAGCTGATGTGTTGTGCAAATTAGGTAGATATGAAGAAGCAATAAACTCTTTGGATAAGGCTATAAAATTTGATCCTAAGAATATAGATGCTTATTTTAAGAAAGGGTTTGCATTATTTAGACTAGGTAAATACCAAGATACCATAGAATTATGCGACCGTGTTATTGAGCTTGATCCAATGCATGCTGAGGCTTATTATAATAAGGGTTCGGCTCTATCTAAGTTAGGAAAATTTAATGAAGCGGTTAAGGAGTATAATAAAGCAATTACTCTTCAACCTTCAGATGATGCTTCTTACTTTAATAGGGGTATGACTTTATTTGATTTAGGTAGTTTTGATGAAGCTATAGAATCCTATAATCAAGCAATCAAACTTAATCCGAAAGAGTTTTACTATTATCAACAAAAAGCCAAAGCCTTATTAAATTTACAAGAATATTCAGCAGCTTTAGAAGTTATCAATGAATTTATTAAATCAGATACAGAAAATACACAAGCTTATCATGATGCAGGTATCATCTTATATCACCTAGAGCGTTATCAAGAGGCTATAGAGGCTTATGATAAGTTTATTGAACAAAACCCTCAAGACTCAGAAGTTTATACTAACAAAGGCAATGCTTTATTTAAGTTAGGTAAGCATCAAAAAGCCTTACAATCATATGATCACGCCATTAAATTAAACTCACAAAATGCGAATGCTTATTTTAATAAAGGTACCGCTTTATCATATTTAGATCGAAATCAAGAAGCTCTTGAATATCATGATAAAGCAATAATGTTTGATCCTTTTGTGTCTGATTATTATATAAATAAAGGTTTTGATCTTAGTGCTTTAGGTAAATATATTGAAGCTGTTGATTATTATAGCAAAGCAATAGATTTAGCCCCTGAAAGAGATATATCTTATCAAGGTAAGGGGGTAGCATTATTCAATTTAGGTAAGTATTATGAAGCCATATCAGCTTTTGATAAAGCTATAAATCTAGCCCCTCAAAAGCCTGAAGCTTACTACTTTAAGAGTCAAGCTCTTTATAATCTCAAAAGGTATCAAGAAGCGTTAAAAGTTTGTGAGCAATTGATAGATATTAACCCTAAATCCCTTAACGCATATGAATTAAAAACCCTAATTCTAAAAAAATTAAAATCTTAAAACTAATAATTATATCTGATGTATGTTCAAAAAAATCCTAATTATTCTCCAAAGTTTATTTTTTGTATCTAGTACTTCTGCTACATCAAACTATAATGCGCGAGAAGCTCTAAATTATGTCCAAAAAGGCCTCGATCTAATGGGTCAAGGTAGACATGAAGAAGCAATTAAGAATTATGATACGGCAATTAGTTTAGACCCCAGTTACCCTCCTGCTTATTTGGGTAAAGGATTTTCTTTAGCTTCTTTAGAACGTTCTATAGATGCTATAAGTGAATTTAATAAAGTTTTAGCATTGGATCCTCAAAATGCTTCAGCCTTTGCTTATAGGGGAGGTGAGTTATATAAATTAGGTAAATATCAACAAGCAATAGATGATTGCGATAAGGCTATTAATTTAGATCAACAAGATCCTATGCCTTACCATTACAAAGCTCTATCTTTAGATAAGTTGGGTCGCTATGAAGAGGCTATAAAATTTTTTGATAAAGTTATAGCATTAAACCCCGAAGACCCAGAAGCTTATGGAGCCAAAGCACATGCTTTATTTAAATTAGGAAAGAGTCAAGAATCTCTTGAACTTCATGATAAGGCAATATTACTAGATTCTAATAACCCTATATTTTATCTTAACAAAGGCGCAGCTTTGTTAAGCTTAAAAAAACATCAAGAAGCAATAAATTATTTTGATAAGGTTATATCTTTAGATCCTAAAGATTACATAGCTTTTTATAATAAAGGTTTTGCATTAAGTGAGATAGTTCAAAATGAAGAGGCTGTAAAGTTCTTCAAAAAAGCTATAGATATTAACCCTTTCGATCCTGAAAATCATATCGGATTAGGAGAATCTTTAAGTAAATTAGGTAGACACAAAGAAGCTTTGCTATCTTATGATAAGGCAATCAAGCTTGATCCACGCAATTATTTATTCCTCTGTAAGAAGTCAAAAGCTTTAATCCTAGATGGAAAATATCTAGAAGCAACAAAGGTTTGTGAAGCAGCTATTAAAATAAATCCAAAAGAGGTGGAAGCATATATTAATAAAGGTATCGCTTTATCTAAAATGGGTAAAAATGAAGAATCTTTAAAAGCTTATGATCAAGCAATCTCTATAAACCCTGAAGATTCCGGATTATATAATAATAAAGCTAATGTTTTAAATAGACTCAACAGATACGAAGAAGCTGAAAAGACTTATGATCAAGCTATCAAAAATGCCCCTCAAGACCCACTAGCTTACTATAATAAAGGAACATTTTTAAGTGACCTTGAACAATATGAGGAAGCTATTGAGAATTATGATAAATCCCTTGCTATTAATCCTAAAAACCTTGAGGCTTTGCATAACAAAAATAATGCACTGTGCCAATCTGGTAGATATGAGGAAGCCATTGAGTCCAGTGATAATACCATAAAGATGTATCCAGACAGCTCGCTGCCTTATATAACTAAAGCAAATGCATTATTTCATTTAAAGCGTTATCATGAGGCTATTAAAGTCTGTGACCAAGCGGTCAACATTAATCCCAAAGATGCTATGGCATACATGAATAAGGGCGATGCTTTATCTATGCTTAAAAACTATGATGGTGCTCTAAAAGCTTATGATCAAGCTATTCAAATAGATCCGCAGTATGTCAATGGGCATTTAAGTAAAGGTAATGAGTTAGCTGCACTCTGTAGATATCAAGAAGCTATCAAGAGCTATGATAATGCAATAAAGCTAGACCCTACTTTAGCCAAGGCTCATTATAACAAGGGTATAGCATTAAGTACATTAGGAGAGCATCATCAAGCTATTAAAGCCTTTGATAAAGCTATTGAAATTAACCCTAGCTATGCCGGAGCATATCTAAATAAAGGACATAGTTTGTGCGCACTAGATAAGCTAGAAGAAGGAATTTTGCAATACGATAAAGCGATTCAATTTAATCCGGGTAATACTGATGGCTTATTTTCTAAGGCGGCAGCCTTAGTGATGTTGGGTAAAAATCAAGAAGCAATAGGATTTTTTGATAAAGTCATATCTTTAGACCCAAAAGATTTTGAAGCTTACGGTCGCAAAGGAATGGCATTAATGAATTTAGGCAAGTATGAAGATGCGATCGAAACATTTAATAAGATTATTGAGCTAGCTCCTCACCAAACTCCAGCCTATTATTACAAAAGTCAAGCACTTTATAAACTAGACAAATATAAAGAAGCTTTAAAGGTATGCGATGAATTAATAAAAATCAGCCCTAATTTTTCAGGTGCTAGAGACTTAAGGCAGAAGATCTTGCAAAAATTATAACTAAATATTAAATCCATTCAGCATTATGAAAAGAAATATAGAAACTAGAGAATATGATGACGGATCTAGAGGACGTTTTGAAAAATTAAATGGCAAGCATGATGGCCTTTGGCAAATTTTTTATCCAAACGGTAAAATTAAGTGGGAAAAGCAGATGTCTAAAGGATTTGATCATGGTTATTCTAGGAAATTTAACCAAGATGGTTACCTTGTAGAAGAAAGATACTATTTTAAAGATGTTTTAGACGGTTGTTGGAAGATTTTTGACGATATGGGAAGATTAAAAGAAGAAACTTTTTTTGATATGGGATACGCTTTAAGAGAAAAAGTTTATGATTCTGAGGGTAATGTGATAAAAGATGAAGCAAAAGATAATTTAGTATCATATAATGCAATAAAAGATCTACCTTATATTAGGCAAGATTTTAAGGTTATTAGAAAACATGTCAAGTTTTCTTCTGATTCAATTTATGAGGCTGAGAAGGTAATACAAGAATTCAAAAGAACCGCATTTAAAATTCGCCCCACACCACTAGATCATGAATTATCTAAGAAGAGCAACTCTTATGTGGGAGACATTAACCTTGGCAGAGAAGGATAAATTTGGCCAAAGTGCGCAGATGGGGTACTTATCTATCACCTATAATACAATTACATATTCCCGAGTTAAAGAAAGTACCTTATATTTTAAAAGATTTGGATTATTTAATGATTTTTCTTCATTCAGATGGATATTATTATAATAGTAACGAAGATCATATACCAATTAGAGCTTATAGAAAAGGATCTAAATTAGTTCCTTTGCAAAAACCTCAAAACGTCATATGCAACCCTTTGTTAGCAAAATTTGAAGAAATTGATGATTATCCTAGTGATGATATGCCTACAGGATTGAGCCAGTGGTTTCACGGTCAAGATAATGAAGATATCTATACATGCTGTTCTGATAGTAAGGTCGGTGGTTGGCCACGATGGATACAAACTTCAGAATTATGCGGCAAATACCAATTTGTCTTGCAAATAGACGCTAGTGGTGAAGAATATTGGGAATGGGGAGACTGTCCTATTTTATATATTTTTAGGCATATAGTTAAAAGAAATTTTCATGCATCAACTCAATTTTGTTAAGGTATATGTAAAGGTTTAGATTTAATCTGACATTTAGTATAATTATATATAATAAATGAAAGGTTAAATATATGAACTTAAATCAGAAAATTATCAAACCTAAAATAGGTCTTTTGGAGTTAGCTAAGCAATTAGGCAACGTTTCAAGCGCAAAGCTATAGGTTACAGCCGTGATAGTTATTATCGCTTCAAAGAGATCTATGAAACAGGTGGAGA
Above is a genomic segment from Candidatus Phycorickettsia trachydisci containing:
- a CDS encoding ankyrin repeat domain-containing protein → MPEETKNSIVSDVGQDNTALLHQAIRKGDYIKIKELLQERKIDIDAEDAFGMRPLYKAVLKNYVNIAKILLEQGADPNATSDGSVALEMAARQGNMEMLMLLLDGGATVNTKNCLLLHAAAGSIKDQELEAKKNDGWKVMRYLIQNYPLNPYEKDDRGLTPQDILGEIDWSFEDYYSELVNEWRAVKETSLLGES
- a CDS encoding DUF4158 domain-containing protein; the encoded protein is MFIINFVSYLGHVMPRMNILDKNSLLAFQTPPELSPLERKVCFNFPNQVLEFAKELRTPSNQIGFLLSWGYFKFSKRFYDPQYFNDLDIRYVANYLGYNETAFRPKSYVKRTQQEHQLKIIKLFGFQRFDNSYQKKLDLGNNESSGQIRNGVGIFEGLGAFS
- a CDS encoding tetratricopeptide repeat protein, whose product is MVRCQLTFFTFNPDKQIEANIQYDRGVNLFNLERYSDAIKAFDIVLRLNSQDKDAHCSKGLAFLNLGQYASTIEACDKALGIDPRYSRAYIFKGEALSKLSKNLEAIKEYEKAMLYDSQNATPYINKADVLCKLGRYEEAINSLDKAIKFDPKNIDAYFKKGFALFRLGKYQDTIELCDRVIELDPMHAEAYYNKGSALSKLGKFNEAVKEYNKAITLQPSDDASYFNRGMTLFDLGSFDEAIESYNQAIKLNPKEFYYYQQKAKALLNLQEYSAALEVINEFIKSDTENTQAYHDAGIILYHLERYQEAIEAYDKFIEQNPQDSEVYTNKGNALFKLGKHQKALQSYDHAIKLNSQNANAYFNKGTALSYLDRNQEALEYHDKAIMFDPFVSDYYINKGFDLSALGKYIEAVDYYSKAIDLAPERDISYQGKGVALFNLGKYYEAISAFDKAINLAPQKPEAYYFKSQALYNLKRYQEALKVCEQLIDINPKSLNAYELKTLILKKLKS
- a CDS encoding tetratricopeptide repeat protein — translated: MFKKILIILQSLFFVSSTSATSNYNAREALNYVQKGLDLMGQGRHEEAIKNYDTAISLDPSYPPAYLGKGFSLASLERSIDAISEFNKVLALDPQNASAFAYRGGELYKLGKYQQAIDDCDKAINLDQQDPMPYHYKALSLDKLGRYEEAIKFFDKVIALNPEDPEAYGAKAHALFKLGKSQESLELHDKAILLDSNNPIFYLNKGAALLSLKKHQEAINYFDKVISLDPKDYIAFYNKGFALSEIVQNEEAVKFFKKAIDINPFDPENHIGLGESLSKLGRHKEALLSYDKAIKLDPRNYLFLCKKSKALILDGKYLEATKVCEAAIKINPKEVEAYINKGIALSKMGKNEESLKAYDQAISINPEDSGLYNNKANVLNRLNRYEEAEKTYDQAIKNAPQDPLAYYNKGTFLSDLEQYEEAIENYDKSLAINPKNLEALHNKNNALCQSGRYEEAIESSDNTIKMYPDSSLPYITKANALFHLKRYHEAIKVCDQAVNINPKDAMAYMNKGDALSMLKNYDGALKAYDQAIQIDPQYVNGHLSKGNELAALCRYQEAIKSYDNAIKLDPTLAKAHYNKGIALSTLGEHHQAIKAFDKAIEINPSYAGAYLNKGHSLCALDKLEEGILQYDKAIQFNPGNTDGLFSKAAALVMLGKNQEAIGFFDKVISLDPKDFEAYGRKGMALMNLGKYEDAIETFNKIIELAPHQTPAYYYKSQALYKLDKYKEALKVCDELIKISPNFSGARDLRQKILQKL
- a CDS encoding toxin-antitoxin system YwqK family antitoxin — protein: MKRNIETREYDDGSRGRFEKLNGKHDGLWQIFYPNGKIKWEKQMSKGFDHGYSRKFNQDGYLVEERYYFKDVLDGCWKIFDDMGRLKEETFFDMGYALREKVYDSEGNVIKDEAKDNLVSYNAIKDLPYIRQDFKVIRKHVKFSSDSIYEAEKVIQEFKRTAFKIRPTPLDHELSKKSNSYVGDINLGREG
- a CDS encoding DUF1963 domain-containing protein, with translation MRRWGTYLSPIIQLHIPELKKVPYILKDLDYLMIFLHSDGYYYNSNEDHIPIRAYRKGSKLVPLQKPQNVICNPLLAKFEEIDDYPSDDMPTGLSQWFHGQDNEDIYTCCSDSKVGGWPRWIQTSELCGKYQFVLQIDASGEEYWEWGDCPILYIFRHIVKRNFHASTQFC